The Tripterygium wilfordii isolate XIE 37 chromosome 17, ASM1340144v1, whole genome shotgun sequence genome has a window encoding:
- the LOC119983029 gene encoding uncharacterized protein C24B11.05-like isoform X1: MGSLGILHQMDSARSSSGSKYECLLFDMDDTLYPLSTGINLACRKNIEDYMLKNLNIEKSEVPRMCLELYREFGTTMAGLKALGYEFDNDEFHDYVHGTLPYDFLSPDPVLRNLLLSMPQTKIIFTNADKAHVAQVLTRLGLEDCFEGVICFETLNPPLEAADEPDPDDADPDSCTSKPRIICKPSLEAIEAAIRIANVEPEKTIFFDDSTRNIASGKAAGLHTVIVGSSVLVPGADHASNSIHNIKEAIPEIWEGTQGEQLEQVIQSTAIATVILA; this comes from the exons ATGGGTTCATTAG GTATACTTCATCAGATGGATTCTGCTAGGAGTTCCAGTGGATCAAAGTATGAGTGCTTGCTCTTCG ACATGGATGATACCCTGTACCCTCTGAGCACAGGCATCAACTTAGCTTGCCGCAAGAACATCGAAG ATTATATGTTGAAGAACCTGAACATAGAAAAAAGTGAAGTACCAAGGATGTGCTTGGAATTGTACAGGGAATTCGGAACCACGATGGCCGGCCTTAAG GCTCTTGGTTATGAATTCGACAACGATGAGTTTCACGACTATGTTCATGGAACACTGCCATATGATTTTCTGAGTCCTGATCCAGTTTTGAGGAACCTCTTACTCTCCATGCCACAAACAAAAATA ATCTTCACTAATGCTGATAAGGCACATGTGGCTCAAGTTCTGACGCGGTTGGGCTTGGAGGATTGCTTTGAAGGTGTCATATGCTTTGAAACTCTTAACCCTCCTCTTGAAGCAGCTGATGAACCAGACCCGGATGATGCTGACCCTGACAGTTGCACCTCCAAGCCGCGGATCATCTGCAAACCATCTCTGGAAGCCATTGAAGCAGCTATCAGGATAGCAAATGTTGAGCCAGAGAAAACA ATTTTCTTTGATGACAGCACCCGCAACATTGCGAGCGGCAAAGCAGCAGGACTACACACAGTTATT GTGGGGAGCTCAGTATTAGTCCCAGGTGCAGACCATGCCTCGAACAGTATTCACAATATCAAAGAAGCAATACCAGAAATATGGGAAGGCACACAAGGAGAACAGCTTGAGCAAGTCATCCAATCCACTGCAATTGCAACAGTGATCCTTGCATGA
- the LOC119983029 gene encoding uncharacterized protein C24B11.05-like isoform X2, with protein MDSARSSSGSKYECLLFDMDDTLYPLSTGINLACRKNIEDYMLKNLNIEKSEVPRMCLELYREFGTTMAGLKALGYEFDNDEFHDYVHGTLPYDFLSPDPVLRNLLLSMPQTKIIFTNADKAHVAQVLTRLGLEDCFEGVICFETLNPPLEAADEPDPDDADPDSCTSKPRIICKPSLEAIEAAIRIANVEPEKTIFFDDSTRNIASGKAAGLHTVIVGSSVLVPGADHASNSIHNIKEAIPEIWEGTQGEQLEQVIQSTAIATVILA; from the exons ATGGATTCTGCTAGGAGTTCCAGTGGATCAAAGTATGAGTGCTTGCTCTTCG ACATGGATGATACCCTGTACCCTCTGAGCACAGGCATCAACTTAGCTTGCCGCAAGAACATCGAAG ATTATATGTTGAAGAACCTGAACATAGAAAAAAGTGAAGTACCAAGGATGTGCTTGGAATTGTACAGGGAATTCGGAACCACGATGGCCGGCCTTAAG GCTCTTGGTTATGAATTCGACAACGATGAGTTTCACGACTATGTTCATGGAACACTGCCATATGATTTTCTGAGTCCTGATCCAGTTTTGAGGAACCTCTTACTCTCCATGCCACAAACAAAAATA ATCTTCACTAATGCTGATAAGGCACATGTGGCTCAAGTTCTGACGCGGTTGGGCTTGGAGGATTGCTTTGAAGGTGTCATATGCTTTGAAACTCTTAACCCTCCTCTTGAAGCAGCTGATGAACCAGACCCGGATGATGCTGACCCTGACAGTTGCACCTCCAAGCCGCGGATCATCTGCAAACCATCTCTGGAAGCCATTGAAGCAGCTATCAGGATAGCAAATGTTGAGCCAGAGAAAACA ATTTTCTTTGATGACAGCACCCGCAACATTGCGAGCGGCAAAGCAGCAGGACTACACACAGTTATT GTGGGGAGCTCAGTATTAGTCCCAGGTGCAGACCATGCCTCGAACAGTATTCACAATATCAAAGAAGCAATACCAGAAATATGGGAAGGCACACAAGGAGAACAGCTTGAGCAAGTCATCCAATCCACTGCAATTGCAACAGTGATCCTTGCATGA